Proteins from a genomic interval of Flammeovirgaceae bacterium SG7u.111:
- the pgi gene encoding glucose-6-phosphate isomerase, translating to MLPSIQPDQTPAWKDLTALSEKIKLGSLKQLFAEDPARFNTFSTQFEDILLDYSKNLIDAEVMGKLLDLAKETGLAEAIEAMFAGKPINQTEGREVLHTALRNSSNTPVMVGGKDVMPDVNEVLAKMEAFSNKITEGTWKGYTGKKITDIVNIGIGGSDLGPVMVTEALKPYWKPGIDVHFVSNVDATHIAETLKGLDPESTLFMIASKTFTTQETMTNAHTARSWFLETAKDEEHIKKHFVALSTNKDGVESFGIDPENMFVFWDWVGGRYSLWSAIGLSISCTIGFDNFKEVLDGAHAMDNHFKSASFEENVPVILALLGIWYNNFFGAESVAILPYDQYMHRFAAYFQQGDMESNGKYIDRNGNKVAYQTGPIIWGEPGTNGQHAFYQLIHQGTKLIPCDFLAPAVSQNPISDHHEKLLANFFAQTEALMNGKTREEVDKELSGAGLSAEEMEKIAPFKVFEGNRPTNSILFKKLTPRTLGSLIAMYEHKIFVQGVIWNVFSFDQWGVELGKQLAKQILPELSGEEQVSSHDSSTNGLINAYKAMK from the coding sequence ATGCTACCGAGTATTCAACCCGATCAAACTCCTGCATGGAAAGACCTTACCGCCCTTTCCGAAAAAATAAAGTTAGGCAGTCTCAAGCAGCTTTTTGCTGAGGATCCCGCCCGCTTCAATACATTTTCTACTCAGTTTGAAGATATTTTGCTTGATTACTCTAAAAACCTGATAGATGCTGAGGTAATGGGCAAATTGCTAGACCTTGCCAAAGAGACAGGCTTAGCGGAAGCTATAGAAGCCATGTTTGCCGGGAAGCCAATCAACCAAACAGAAGGCAGGGAAGTGTTGCATACTGCGCTCAGAAATAGCAGCAATACGCCAGTGATGGTGGGTGGAAAAGACGTGATGCCCGATGTAAATGAGGTGCTGGCAAAGATGGAAGCTTTTTCCAACAAAATCACCGAAGGAACTTGGAAGGGCTATACAGGCAAGAAGATTACTGACATAGTAAATATAGGCATTGGAGGTTCGGACTTGGGCCCTGTGATGGTAACCGAGGCATTGAAGCCTTACTGGAAGCCAGGAATAGATGTACATTTTGTATCGAACGTAGATGCGACGCATATTGCCGAAACATTGAAAGGGCTTGATCCTGAATCAACTCTTTTCATGATCGCTTCAAAAACTTTTACCACCCAAGAAACCATGACCAATGCCCACACGGCTAGAAGTTGGTTCTTGGAAACGGCAAAAGACGAAGAGCATATCAAAAAACATTTCGTTGCTCTTTCTACCAATAAAGATGGGGTAGAATCATTCGGAATCGACCCTGAGAACATGTTCGTGTTTTGGGATTGGGTAGGAGGCCGTTATTCGCTTTGGTCTGCTATTGGGCTTTCTATTAGCTGCACTATCGGCTTTGACAATTTCAAAGAAGTACTTGACGGTGCTCATGCGATGGACAATCATTTCAAATCGGCAAGCTTTGAGGAAAATGTTCCCGTAATTTTGGCTCTTTTGGGTATTTGGTACAACAATTTCTTTGGTGCAGAATCGGTAGCGATATTGCCATACGACCAATACATGCACCGCTTTGCTGCGTATTTCCAACAAGGAGATATGGAAAGCAACGGCAAGTACATAGACCGAAATGGAAATAAAGTAGCTTACCAGACTGGGCCAATTATTTGGGGTGAGCCAGGTACAAATGGCCAACATGCTTTTTACCAGCTTATTCACCAAGGAACAAAATTAATCCCTTGCGATTTCTTAGCTCCTGCGGTAAGCCAAAATCCAATAAGCGATCATCACGAAAAACTGTTGGCTAATTTCTTTGCCCAAACTGAAGCCTTGATGAATGGTAAAACACGTGAGGAGGTTGACAAAGAATTGAGCGGAGCTGGACTTTCGGCTGAAGAAATGGAAAAAATAGCTCCTTTCAAAGTATTTGAAGGAAACAGACCAACAAACTCTATTTTGTTCAAAAAGCTTACTCCAAGAACTTTGGGAAGCCTAATTGCCATGTACGAACATAAGATTTTTGTACAAGGTGTGATTTGGAACGTGTTTAGTTTCGATCAGTGGGGCGTAGAGCTTGGAAAGCAGTTGGCGAAGCAAATTTTGCCAGAACTGAGTGGAGAAGAGCAAGTTAGTTCGCACGATTCGTCTACAAATGGCCTAATCAATGCTTATAAAGCAATGAAATAG
- a CDS encoding tetratricopeptide repeat protein, which yields MKKFLIVMFQVSLLFVAVNLYGQEIKKPSEAKALAHLSKGELDLAKAHIDGYFAEPKNEKKLTKGKPWVTKGKVYAAIATSDNSDYQKLSDNPLEVAMEAFNKVKELEKEASLVYMEVWGPPLPGQNPAVDQLYAHMFEAGVNDFNSDNLEGAIANFEKALIIFPADTNSVLNIINAGYNIEDNDVVMKYAKKLIDMEYPKDFPYRVVSQLIFTEAQPFQEKIDEYEGDLRNLYLEVRTAEDSTKVKDEASAIQTKLDKATASAHEVYEKALEYVNTGLEKFPQSQDLRTQQINSYLKLGRDEDAISAMEQALAEKPDDKQLHFNLGVLYDRIGNLEKSAEAYKKAIELDSEYFDAVFNLGAAYYTAGNKYINEGNEFIDMMGNYTDDKGKELHEKGKDLFTKAIPYFEKTNELKPEDRQALEVLYRLHKVLEHEDKAKAIMDQLNALPE from the coding sequence ATGAAAAAGTTTTTAATCGTAATGTTCCAGGTTTCTCTGCTTTTTGTAGCGGTGAATCTATATGGACAAGAAATAAAAAAGCCTTCTGAGGCGAAAGCATTAGCACACTTAAGCAAAGGTGAACTAGACTTGGCAAAAGCACATATCGATGGTTATTTTGCCGAGCCAAAAAATGAAAAAAAATTAACGAAAGGTAAGCCTTGGGTTACTAAGGGTAAAGTTTACGCAGCAATAGCAACGAGTGACAACTCTGATTACCAAAAGCTTTCTGATAATCCATTAGAGGTTGCTATGGAAGCTTTTAATAAAGTGAAAGAACTTGAAAAAGAAGCTTCTTTAGTGTATATGGAAGTATGGGGTCCCCCATTGCCAGGTCAAAACCCTGCCGTTGATCAATTATATGCACACATGTTTGAGGCTGGTGTGAACGATTTCAATAGCGATAATCTTGAAGGGGCAATTGCTAACTTTGAAAAAGCCTTGATTATTTTCCCTGCTGATACAAACTCGGTTCTTAACATCATAAATGCAGGTTATAATATCGAAGATAATGATGTTGTAATGAAATATGCTAAGAAGTTGATCGACATGGAATATCCAAAAGATTTTCCATATAGAGTAGTTTCTCAGTTGATATTTACTGAGGCTCAGCCATTTCAGGAAAAAATAGATGAGTATGAAGGTGATCTTAGAAACCTTTACTTAGAAGTTAGGACTGCTGAAGATTCAACTAAGGTAAAAGATGAGGCAAGTGCTATTCAGACGAAACTAGATAAAGCTACTGCATCTGCTCATGAAGTTTATGAAAAGGCTTTGGAGTATGTAAATACAGGATTAGAGAAGTTTCCTCAGAGTCAAGACTTGCGCACACAGCAAATCAATTCTTACTTGAAACTTGGAAGGGACGAAGATGCTATTTCGGCTATGGAGCAAGCTTTAGCAGAAAAGCCAGATGACAAGCAGCTTCACTTCAACCTTGGTGTATTGTACGATAGAATTGGTAACCTTGAAAAATCTGCCGAGGCTTACAAAAAAGCAATTGAGCTAGATTCAGAGTACTTTGATGCAGTTTTCAACCTTGGCGCTGCTTATTACACAGCTGGTAATAAGTATATCAATGAAGGGAATGAGTTTATCGACATGATGGGTAACTATACTGACGATAAAGGAAAGGAATTGCACGAAAAAGGAAAAGACTTATTTACAAAGGCTATTCCTTATTTTGAAAAAACAAATGAATTGAAGCCAGAAGATAGGCAAGCCCTAGAAGTGCTTTATAGGTTGCACAAAGTTTTGGAGCATGAAGACAAAGCAAAGGCAATTATGGATCAATTGAATGCACTTCCTGAGTAA
- a CDS encoding DoxX family protein, producing MVEILSPIRSAQLLVALFLAILFLQSGIDKMVDRKGNLDWLKGHFANSPFKNIVPLLLTVITLTEVAAGVLSATGAIQIAFFDRTQVALYGAQLSGLNILMLFLGQRLAKDYVGAATLVSYFIAILFGIWLLS from the coding sequence ATGGTAGAAATTCTTTCGCCTATTCGTTCGGCTCAGCTACTTGTAGCACTTTTCCTAGCTATTTTGTTTTTGCAATCGGGAATAGATAAAATGGTTGATAGAAAAGGGAATTTAGATTGGCTAAAAGGGCATTTTGCCAATAGTCCATTCAAAAATATCGTCCCTCTTCTGCTCACTGTAATCACCCTTACGGAAGTAGCTGCGGGGGTATTGTCGGCTACAGGCGCTATCCAAATAGCTTTTTTTGACAGAACACAAGTAGCCCTTTATGGTGCGCAGCTTTCGGGTTTGAACATCCTAATGCTCTTTTTGGGGCAGCGCCTTGCCAAAGATTATGTGGGTGCAGCTACTTTGGTTAGCTATTTTATCGCTATTTTGTTCGGAATTTGGTTGTTGTCATAA
- the recO gene encoding DNA repair protein RecO produces the protein MLFKTRGIVLNFVKYKESSIIVKIFTERFGLRSFIVNGVRSQRSKTNKIALYQPLTQLELVVYHKDNRDIDRISEARLFYTYQDIVFDFNKSSISIFLAEVLTKALKEEAENSLLFEFVTRSLQFFDQQEKAYENFHLVFLIKLAHVLGIAIHSPSELFEQVNHLHREDKRLEGFVEALLNCEYANFLPSNGKERSAVLKMLIQFFQLHLENFGEIRSLSILQELV, from the coding sequence ATGCTTTTCAAGACAAGAGGGATCGTTTTGAATTTTGTGAAATACAAAGAGAGCTCAATCATTGTGAAGATATTCACAGAGCGGTTTGGCTTGCGGTCTTTTATCGTGAATGGAGTAAGGAGTCAGCGTAGCAAAACGAATAAAATAGCTCTTTACCAACCTCTCACTCAGCTTGAGTTGGTGGTGTACCATAAGGATAACCGTGATATCGATCGTATTTCAGAAGCTCGACTTTTCTATACCTACCAAGATATTGTGTTTGATTTTAATAAGTCGAGCATCAGTATATTTTTGGCTGAGGTACTGACAAAAGCGTTAAAAGAAGAGGCAGAAAACTCTTTGCTATTTGAGTTTGTGACAAGGAGTTTGCAATTTTTTGATCAGCAGGAAAAAGCATATGAAAATTTCCATCTTGTTTTTTTGATAAAGCTCGCTCATGTGTTGGGGATTGCTATCCATTCCCCCTCCGAGCTTTTTGAACAGGTAAACCATCTGCACAGAGAAGATAAAAGGCTAGAGGGTTTTGTTGAGGCTTTGCTCAATTGTGAGTATGCTAATTTTCTGCCTTCCAATGGGAAAGAACGGAGTGCTGTTCTCAAAATGCTTATCCAGTTTTTTCAGCTTCACCTCGAAAATTTTGGGGAAATACGTTCGCTTAGCATTTTACAAGAGTTAGTTTGA
- the gldF gene encoding gliding motility-associated ABC transporter permease subunit GldF, which yields MFQVLLKEFNGYLNSLAAYIVMVVFLVSIGLITWVFPQNSILDYGFASLDPLFNMSPYVFMFLIPAITMRTFAEEKKGGTMEFLFTRPITDFQIILGKYFASLLLVAFTLLPTLVYYYTVYELGMPKGNIDTAAVAGSYIGLFLLAAVFTAIGIFASATTDNQIIAFIIAIFIGFMLYDGFSSLAAINVWSDAAYFINQLGIDYHYASLSRGLVDIKNVIYLLSLSFLMLFATKTVLASRKW from the coding sequence ATGTTTCAAGTTCTACTCAAAGAATTTAATGGATATTTAAACTCCTTGGCGGCATACATCGTCATGGTAGTTTTTTTGGTGAGTATAGGGCTCATTACTTGGGTTTTCCCTCAGAATAGCATTTTAGATTATGGATTTGCAAGCCTCGATCCGCTGTTCAACATGTCCCCCTATGTATTTATGTTTCTCATTCCCGCCATCACCATGCGGACTTTTGCAGAAGAGAAAAAAGGGGGTACAATGGAGTTTTTGTTCACTAGGCCCATCACTGATTTCCAAATTATTTTGGGGAAGTATTTTGCTTCCTTGCTTTTGGTCGCTTTTACGTTGCTGCCTACTTTGGTGTATTATTATACCGTGTATGAGCTCGGTATGCCCAAAGGAAATATAGATACGGCTGCTGTAGCGGGTTCGTATATCGGGTTGTTTTTGTTGGCAGCGGTTTTTACCGCCATTGGTATTTTTGCATCGGCTACTACCGACAACCAAATCATCGCGTTCATCATTGCTATTTTCATCGGCTTTATGCTGTACGATGGGTTTAGCTCCCTGGCTGCTATAAATGTGTGGTCAGATGCGGCGTATTTTATAAACCAACTAGGCATCGATTACCATTACGCTTCGCTAAGTCGAGGACTTGTCGATATTAAAAATGTTATTTATTTGCTTAGCCTTTCCTTTTTGATGCTTTTTGCCACCAAAACGGTACTGGCGAGCAGGAAATGGTAA
- a CDS encoding serine hydrolase: MQKRPILPLLIFIALLLNFSVGYAQVDLKKLDKYIEKAQKEWGLPGMAVAIVKDGEIVMAKGYGVLKSDAPEDAADENSLFAIASNTKAFVATSLGILVEEGKLNWDDPVKKYLPDFELYNDYVTNHTTIRDLLSHRAGLGTFSGDLTWYKTNYSAEEVVKKVKYVPQAYDFRSGYGYSNMMFLVAGEVIKKVSGKSWAAFAKERIFEPLGMERTVTSVNDLLKTTNIAAPHKPKEGKEEPIEWTNWDNMGAAGGIISSVNDMSKWMMMHLNEGKVGTKTIVPEEVYGNMWRIHNPQNVSKQASEMFGNRHFRGYGLGWDLYDYEGKMVVTHSGGYDGMYSRLGMLPDEKLGVVVLTNAMQGIGTYLMYSIFDEYLEVEDGTDWAKLGLKYHKDNAEYKKGRVQQRIDSRVEGTKSSFANETYVGTYEADMWGEVNVIEKGEELYLSFGDAPALNATLSHWHYDVFKLEWDNLHAWFDFGTAHFVMDNNGRITKIIFDVPNDDFDFSEVTLTRKQSK; encoded by the coding sequence ATGCAAAAACGTCCAATTTTACCACTACTAATTTTCATAGCCCTCCTGCTCAATTTTTCGGTAGGCTATGCCCAAGTCGATCTCAAAAAGCTAGATAAGTATATTGAAAAAGCCCAAAAAGAATGGGGGCTGCCAGGGATGGCGGTAGCCATTGTAAAAGATGGGGAAATAGTAATGGCAAAAGGATATGGCGTATTGAAAAGCGATGCACCTGAAGATGCTGCTGATGAAAACTCACTTTTTGCTATTGCATCCAACACTAAAGCATTTGTGGCCACTTCGCTTGGAATTTTGGTGGAGGAAGGAAAGCTAAATTGGGACGACCCTGTGAAAAAATATTTGCCCGATTTTGAGCTATATAATGACTATGTGACCAACCATACCACAATTAGAGACTTGCTAAGCCATAGGGCTGGCTTAGGTACATTTAGTGGAGACCTTACTTGGTACAAAACCAATTATTCAGCCGAGGAAGTAGTAAAAAAGGTAAAATATGTTCCTCAAGCTTATGATTTCAGAAGTGGTTACGGTTATTCAAATATGATGTTTTTGGTTGCAGGTGAGGTTATAAAAAAGGTAAGCGGAAAGAGCTGGGCAGCCTTTGCCAAAGAACGGATTTTTGAGCCATTAGGAATGGAAAGAACAGTTACTTCCGTAAATGACCTTTTAAAAACAACGAATATAGCTGCTCCTCACAAGCCAAAAGAGGGGAAAGAAGAGCCAATAGAATGGACAAATTGGGATAATATGGGTGCTGCTGGTGGGATTATTTCTAGTGTAAACGATATGTCCAAATGGATGATGATGCACCTGAATGAAGGGAAAGTAGGGACGAAAACCATTGTTCCTGAAGAAGTTTATGGAAATATGTGGCGAATTCATAACCCACAAAATGTGAGCAAGCAAGCAAGTGAGATGTTTGGAAACCGTCATTTTAGAGGCTACGGCCTTGGTTGGGATTTGTATGATTATGAAGGAAAAATGGTAGTTACCCACAGCGGTGGTTACGATGGCATGTATTCTAGGCTAGGGATGTTGCCCGATGAAAAACTTGGAGTGGTAGTTTTGACTAATGCGATGCAGGGGATTGGCACTTACCTAATGTATTCCATATTTGACGAATATTTGGAAGTGGAAGATGGAACAGATTGGGCAAAGCTTGGTTTGAAATATCATAAAGATAATGCTGAATATAAAAAAGGGCGAGTGCAGCAAAGGATCGATTCGCGGGTAGAGGGAACAAAATCTTCTTTTGCCAATGAAACATATGTGGGAACTTACGAGGCTGATATGTGGGGAGAGGTAAATGTGATAGAAAAAGGAGAGGAGCTTTACCTTTCTTTTGGAGATGCTCCTGCGCTAAATGCAACACTTTCTCACTGGCACTACGATGTTTTTAAGCTGGAATGGGATAACTTACATGCATGGTTCGACTTTGGGACTGCCCATTTTGTGATGGATAATAATGGACGTATCACAAAAATTATTTTTGATGTTCCAAACGACGACTTTGATTTTAGCGAAGTGACTTTGACTAGAAAACAATCGAAATAA
- the gldG gene encoding gliding motility-associated ABC transporter substrate-binding protein GldG: MKIKARKWEDILMLTALALLLVLVNMNLSYFPLRLDLTEEKRYTITDASKRLLGELDDVVYVEVYLEGELNSGLKRLQRSIRETLEEFRVYGGQNIEYKFIDPSDAPNEAARNRFYQQITDKGLPATTLYESVDGQRQQKVIFPGAIISYRNKEAAVLLLKGNKTASPEQQLNQSVEGVEYELISAISKMTLKERKSIAFIEGHKELTANETADITAALSEKYIVDRSLIDPQRLANYDAIIIAQPKTAFSEQEKFVLDQYIMKGGKAIFLMDEVQMNLDSISRGGTYAFGYSLNIEDLLFRYGVRPNIDLIQDLQAGAIEVYTGNVGNRPNIQRLRWPYYVYLNTFSKHPIVRNLDVVYAKFFGTIDTVKTTGIKKTPLIFTSQYTRVKKLPSMVDLNELREDLKQEKYTISQLPVAYMLEGEFKSFYATRFAPKGATGQEIVRESVPTKILVMGDADIIKNEFDKKTGAPLPIDVDKNSGQLLSNKEFMLNALAYMTDEDGIIASRNKQVTLRPLDQFRVKEEKHYWQIINLVLPVAIITIFGFIRFYWRKRKFARNIK, encoded by the coding sequence ATGAAAATAAAAGCTAGGAAATGGGAAGATATTTTGATGCTCACTGCATTGGCATTGTTGCTGGTGTTGGTGAACATGAATTTATCGTATTTTCCCCTAAGGCTAGATTTGACGGAAGAAAAGAGGTATACCATTACCGATGCCAGTAAAAGGTTGCTAGGTGAGTTGGACGATGTGGTGTATGTAGAGGTGTATTTGGAAGGAGAATTGAATTCAGGGCTTAAGAGGCTTCAGCGTTCCATTCGGGAAACCTTGGAAGAGTTCAGAGTGTATGGTGGACAAAATATCGAATACAAATTTATAGACCCAAGCGATGCTCCAAATGAGGCTGCCCGCAACCGGTTTTACCAGCAGATTACCGACAAAGGGCTTCCGGCCACCACGCTTTACGAAAGCGTTGATGGGCAACGCCAACAAAAAGTGATTTTTCCTGGGGCTATTATTTCTTATCGAAACAAAGAAGCAGCGGTTTTACTTTTGAAAGGAAACAAAACTGCTTCGCCAGAGCAACAACTCAACCAATCGGTAGAAGGTGTAGAATACGAACTTATTTCGGCAATAAGCAAAATGACCTTAAAGGAACGAAAAAGCATCGCTTTTATAGAAGGACACAAAGAACTAACCGCCAACGAGACCGCAGATATTACCGCTGCCTTGAGCGAAAAATATATTGTAGATAGATCATTGATTGACCCACAACGTCTTGCAAATTACGATGCCATCATCATTGCCCAGCCAAAAACAGCTTTTTCCGAACAAGAAAAGTTTGTGCTAGACCAGTATATAATGAAAGGTGGCAAGGCTATCTTTTTGATGGACGAGGTTCAGATGAATTTGGACAGTATTAGCCGGGGTGGTACCTATGCATTTGGCTACAGCCTTAATATTGAAGATCTACTTTTCCGATACGGAGTTCGCCCAAATATCGACCTAATCCAAGATTTACAGGCAGGAGCTATTGAGGTTTATACGGGAAATGTGGGAAATCGCCCCAATATTCAGCGTTTGCGCTGGCCTTACTATGTATACCTGAATACCTTTTCTAAGCATCCAATTGTTCGTAATTTGGATGTGGTATATGCCAAATTTTTCGGTACGATAGATACCGTGAAAACAACTGGGATAAAAAAGACGCCTTTGATTTTTACCTCTCAATATACCCGGGTAAAGAAACTTCCGAGTATGGTAGATTTGAATGAGCTGCGGGAAGATTTGAAGCAAGAAAAGTATACTATTTCGCAGTTGCCAGTCGCTTATATGCTAGAAGGGGAATTCAAATCATTTTATGCCACCCGTTTTGCTCCAAAAGGCGCAACTGGGCAGGAAATAGTTAGGGAAAGTGTTCCTACGAAAATTTTGGTGATGGGCGATGCCGATATTATCAAAAATGAGTTTGATAAGAAAACTGGCGCCCCTTTGCCTATTGATGTGGATAAAAACTCGGGGCAGCTCCTTTCAAATAAAGAATTTATGCTAAATGCCCTGGCTTACATGACCGATGAAGACGGAATTATCGCTTCTCGGAATAAACAAGTAACGCTTCGCCCGCTCGACCAGTTTCGGGTGAAAGAGGAAAAGCATTATTGGCAAATTATCAACTTAGTTTTGCCAGTCGCCATCATTACCATTTTTGGGTTTATTAGATTTTACTGGAGAAAAAGGAAGTTCGCAAGAAATATTAAATAA
- a CDS encoding phospho-sugar mutase: protein MDAQLKAKVDSWLNGNYDGDTKAAIKDMMANNQEELVESFYKDLEFGTGGLRGLMGVGSNRMNKYTVGAATQGLANYLKKSFEGEEIKVAIAHDSRNNSPFFAKITAGVMAANGIKVYLFDALRPTPELSFAIRHLGCKSGVVLTASHNPKEYNGYKAYWEDGGQVVSPHDKNIIAEVSAISSVDDIKFEGGDDLIEKISKEVDEPYLEMIKGLSISPDAIEAQKDLKIVFTSIHGTGITMVPPVLEKLGFNNVTIVEEQAEPDGNFPTVVYPNPEEAEALSLAVKKAKEIDADILLGTDPDSDRVGIAVKNQHGEFQLLNGNQTGTLLFYYLIKVRKEKGLKKENDFVAKTIVTTDLIDAIAEKNGYTCFNTLTGFKYIAEVIRDNEGKLNFIVGGEESYGYLIGDDVRDKDAISAVAMICEMTAYAKNKGLSLFDLLADIYQEYGFYLEGLISITKKGMSGAEEIANMMKELRATPPATIDGSKVIKACDYQSGMEKNMLTGEETKMDFPPSNVLQFFTEDGNKISARPSGTEPKIKFYFSVSAPLASKEEYDAVNAQLKQKIESIISDMKLK from the coding sequence ATGGATGCACAATTGAAAGCAAAAGTAGATAGCTGGTTAAATGGCAATTACGATGGAGATACCAAAGCAGCTATCAAAGATATGATGGCCAATAACCAAGAAGAGCTTGTTGAAAGCTTTTACAAAGACTTGGAATTTGGAACTGGCGGACTTAGAGGCCTGATGGGGGTTGGTTCTAACCGAATGAATAAATACACAGTGGGTGCTGCAACTCAAGGACTAGCCAATTATCTTAAAAAAAGTTTTGAAGGAGAGGAGATAAAAGTAGCTATTGCTCACGATAGCCGAAATAACAGTCCATTTTTTGCCAAAATTACTGCTGGTGTAATGGCTGCTAATGGAATCAAAGTATATCTTTTTGATGCGCTTCGCCCTACTCCAGAGCTTTCATTTGCCATCAGACACCTAGGCTGTAAGAGTGGTGTAGTTCTTACTGCTTCGCACAATCCAAAAGAATACAATGGCTACAAAGCATATTGGGAAGATGGTGGGCAAGTAGTTTCTCCTCACGATAAAAATATTATTGCTGAGGTTAGTGCTATTTCAAGTGTGGACGATATCAAGTTTGAAGGAGGCGATGACCTGATTGAAAAAATAAGCAAAGAGGTAGATGAGCCGTATTTGGAAATGATCAAAGGGCTTTCTATTTCACCTGATGCCATTGAAGCTCAAAAAGACCTTAAAATTGTTTTTACCTCAATTCACGGAACAGGTATTACGATGGTGCCTCCAGTTCTTGAGAAGCTAGGTTTCAATAATGTAACTATAGTAGAAGAGCAAGCTGAGCCAGATGGTAACTTTCCAACAGTAGTTTATCCTAACCCTGAAGAAGCTGAAGCGTTGAGCTTGGCTGTGAAGAAAGCGAAGGAAATTGATGCGGATATCCTTTTGGGAACTGACCCGGATTCGGATAGGGTAGGGATTGCGGTTAAAAACCAACATGGCGAATTCCAGCTGCTTAATGGTAACCAGACAGGAACACTTCTTTTCTATTACCTTATAAAAGTGAGGAAAGAGAAGGGCTTGAAAAAAGAGAATGATTTTGTGGCCAAGACAATTGTTACCACAGATTTGATTGATGCAATAGCTGAGAAAAATGGTTACACCTGCTTTAATACCCTTACTGGTTTTAAGTACATAGCAGAAGTGATAAGGGATAATGAAGGTAAATTGAATTTTATAGTTGGTGGTGAAGAGAGTTATGGATATTTGATTGGCGACGATGTCCGTGATAAGGATGCCATTAGTGCCGTGGCGATGATCTGTGAAATGACCGCTTATGCTAAAAATAAGGGGTTGTCTCTGTTTGATTTGCTAGCAGATATTTACCAAGAATATGGCTTCTACCTTGAAGGCTTGATTTCTATCACTAAGAAGGGAATGAGTGGTGCGGAAGAAATCGCTAATATGATGAAGGAGTTGAGGGCAACCCCTCCAGCTACTATAGATGGGTCAAAAGTGATTAAGGCTTGCGATTATCAATCGGGTATGGAGAAAAACATGCTTACTGGTGAGGAAACCAAAATGGACTTCCCACCTTCAAATGTATTACAATTCTTTACCGAAGACGGAAATAAAATATCGGCAAGACCTTCTGGAACTGAGCCTAAAATTAAATTCTATTTCAGCGTGAGCGCTCCACTAGCTTCTAAAGAAGAGTACGATGCTGTAAATGCACAATTGAAGCAAAAAATTGAAAGTATTATCAGTGATATGAAGTTGAAGTAA